The genome window GTAAAGGCGGAGTGGGAAAAACAACAATAACTGCAAATTTAGGAGTAGCTTTATCTACTTATGGAGAAGAAACTATAGTACTGGACGCAGATGTAGCTATGGCAAATTTAGAGCTTATCCTTGGAATGGAAGGAAAATCAATTACATTACATGATGTCCTATCCGGAGAAGCCTCTATTGAAGATGCCATATATGAAGGACCAGGCGGTGTCAAAGTCATTCCTGCAGGGATTTCACTGGAAGGACTTCGAAAAATCAGACTAGATAGACTTGAAGAAGCTCTATCTGTACTGGTTGAAAATGCAGATATACTTTTAATAGATGCTCCCGCAGGGCTTGAAAAAGATGCACTGGCAGCAATAGCATCCGCACAGGAATTAATTCTTGTTACAACTCCAGAGGTTCCTTCCATAAGTGACGCATTAAAAACAAAAATCGTTGCCAATAAACTGGGTGTAGAAATAACAGGTGTTGTTATAAACAGAGAACAACATGACAAGACATTTTTAACAGTTAACGAAATCGAAACTATCCTAGAGGTACCTGTTATTGCAGTAGTTCCTGATGATCCAGAGGTAAGCAGGGCTGCAGCATTTGGAGAACCACTTGTAGTTAAAAATCCAAAATCTCCTACAAGCAACGCAATTATGCAGTTAGGTGCAGATCTAATTGGTGAAGAGTACCATCCTATTGAACCTGATAAAAAAGGAGTTATTTCCAAACTGGTTGAAGGATTACTTGGAAGAAGAGGATAAATTTTTAATAAAAATAAGTAACTGGTAAAAATGTCAAAATTTATAGCAATTGCTTCAGGTAAAGGTGGAGTTGGAAGAACTACCTTAACATACAATTTAGGAGTAGGAATGTCCTTATTCGGCAGAAATGTTATAATGCTAGATTTAGATTTAGTAATGGCAAACTTAGATGTCATAACAGGACTTTTAAATCCAGATGTTACGTTACATGATGTTCTAGCTAAAAACAGATCAATAGATGAATGTGTTTATGAAATAGAACAGGGTATACGAGTTATTCCAACAGGAATACATTTTGAAACACTCAGACATATCAATCCAAAATATATATCATGGAATAAAATACTGGAAGAAATTGCAGACTATGGTGACATTTTCCTTATGGATATGCCTGCAGGTATTAATTCAAATATTTTTGAAGGGCTTCCAGAAAATGTAGAGATGATCATCGTTACAAACTCTACCATGACTTCTGTAGCTGATGCTCTTAAAATCAGAATACTCTCAAATGAACTGAATATCCAGATCATTGGATTTGTACTGAATATGTGGTATGATGATGGTTTTTTACTCTCCGTTAATGAGATAGAATCTATACTTGAAGTTCCAATGATTGGAATCATTCCATATGACCGTGAAGTGGAGAGATCAATGGCCCTTGGAAAATCTGTAGTCGAAATCAATCCATCATCACCTACAAGCAATGCACTCATGCAGCTTACTGCTCATTTACTTGGAGAAGAATACAAACCAATTGAACCTGATAAAGAGGGTATTCTAAGCAGACTGAAAAAGTTCATAGGCATGTTACCAGACTAATATCTTATTTTCTTAATTTTAACCTTAAATTTTCATTTTTACTATCTAAATTAAATCAAACCTTTCACTCAAAAATCTTTGATTTTTGGTGCCCCAAACGCTACGCGTTTGAGGGTTTTAGTTGAACAATTTCAATAAAATCAAATATAAGAAAACTCAAAATATAAAATGAGGACGATATTTTGCCAGTTGACGTGGTTGGACTTGGAACATGTAATATAGACTTCATTAACAAAGTTCCCAGACTTGTAGGAATCGATGATGAGGTTAATGTTGAAAAACTCGTTTTATCTGTGGGAGGTTCAGCATCCAATTTTACGGTGGGGCTTTCCAGATTAAATATAAGCACAGGAATTATAGCTAGAATTGGAAATGATTATTTCGGGCAATTATGCGCTAAAAAGTTATGTGATGAAAGAGTTAATACTCAAAGACTTCTAAATATTGATGCACCTACAGGCATGGTATTTATAGCTGTTGACCCTCCTGGAGAAAGGTCAATGTATTCATTTATGGGTGCAAATGCAGAATTTAAACTATTAAAAGAGGATATTGATTATATAAATAGTTCAAAAGTACTGCACATAACTGGAATGTATAAAGAAGTGTTTGAAGAAGCTTCAAGATATGCAAACTTTTTATCGTTAAATCCAGGAACATTACTCTCAGAATATGGAATAGATGAATTATACAAACCTATTAAACGATCTAACGTGATATTTTTAAATAAAAAAGAAGTTAAAATCTTAACTGGAGAAAACTTAAAGAATGGAACACAAGTACTTTTAGATACCGGCGCTAAAATGGTTGTTGTAACCTGCGGCAAAGAGGGTGCAAATCTCTATACTAAAGATGAAATAATCCATTCCCCTGTAAAAGAAACTGCTGCCCTTGATACAACTGGAGCCGGAGATTCATTTGCTGCAGGTTTTATAGCTGCTTATATCAAAGATAAAAAATTGAAAGAATGCCTTGATTTTGCAAATACAGTGGCATCTTCATGTGTTGGGAAAATAGGAGCTATGAATGTGTCAAGAGCATGCAATCTGGATATTTAAATAACTGTTTTAATAAAATATTAGAGTTAAGAAATGGTAAATCTCTTACAACTCAAAAAATTTAGCGGCATTATCATTTGAAACTTTTCTAATATCTTTTTCATTAAAACCTGCTAACTTAATTCTATGAACTGTTTTAGGAACAGATAAAGGATCAGAAGGTGAAGAACTCATATCACTGTCTAAATAAAACTTATTAAAGCCATATTCATCCAGTATTGAAACCGCTTCATCAGGAGTCATTTTTTTAGGTTGAACTGTAAGCCCCAGCATTGCACCCACATCAATAACATCGTTAACTATTGTACAGTCTACATGATCTATTACAACCATTTTAGGATCTATATTTTCCTCAATAATGGATGTTGTAATCCACGTTATCTCTTTTTTATTGCTTCGAGGTGTATGTACAATTGCTTTCATTTTAAGAGTTTCTGCAAGCTGCAGCTGTTCTTTGAATATATTTTTTTCAGATTCAGATGCGGTTTCAAGTCCGATTTCTCCAATTGCAACTACAGAGTCATTTTCTAAAAAGGAAGGTAACTTCTCAAGTGCCCTTTCAAAATCTTCTGAAATGCTCCTTGGATGAATTCCAAGAGCTGCATATAGTTTTAATCCGTTTTCTGCTGCCCTTTTAATATCATTATTTAAAATACGGTTCCAGTGGTCAAAAACTACGTCCGACACGCTCATCCTTAGAGGATCGTGTGCGCACGTTACTGCCGTCTCTATACCTGCCACTGCCATTTTTTCAAAGTCTTCATAGGGCCGTGTATCTGCATGCACATGTGCATCTATCATAAAATCACCTGTAAAATCATTCTTAATTATAAAATTATTCCGATAATATTAATATAATTAATGTATTATCATTAAATTTTATTTACACAACATTTAATTACATTTTGAGCCAATATAAAGTAAAATAGATCGTTATAATTTATAATAATAGATATCATTTAAATGAATATTTACAATATTCAGGCATAAAGGAGATCAATATGGACATAATTGACACTTTGAATCGTTATGAAGGCATAAAAGGAGATATAAAATTTGTTACGACTTCAAGTGTCAGGACAAAGATCATTTTAAGCTTAAATAAAGGGAATAAGGATTTGAATACACTTAAAAATGAACTGGGTTTAGAATCATCTGCGGCATTGCACTCCCTTAAAAAACTTGAAAGCCAAAATATCATTATCAAAAAGAAAAATGAATACTCTTTATCAACAATCGGTAAATTATATGCCATCAAATCAGAAAATTTATTCAAATCATTTTATACAATTAAAAAATATGAGAAAATATGGTTAAATCACTGGATAGATGGAATACCTAAAAATTTACTTAAAGAAATTAAATGCCTAAACAATTCATTTTTAGTGGAATCCACACCAATAGATATCATAAAACCCCACAGTCATTACACCAAACTGGTAAACAAAGCCAATGAAATTAAATCCATATCGCCCATTTTCTATTATCCATATATAGACCTTTATAAAAATGCATTAAAAAGGGATGCGGACGTAAAACTCATTTTATCCCCATTAATACTGGCTAAAATGACCGAAACTGCAGGTGTAGAAATTTTAAACCAGATTTTATCTTCAAAGAATTTTAAACTGTATAAAATAGAAAAAGATGTAAAAGTGGTCTTTACAGTCACCGAGAATTTTCTATCACTGGGTTTATTTTCAACTGAAGGACTGTATGATGCCACCATCAATTTAGTAAGTTATGATGTAGATGCAATCGAGTGGGGTAATAAATTATTCAGTTATTACTTGGATAAAGCTCAAAAATTCGATTTAGACAATTTAAGCAAATAACAGTACTATCATAATCATTTAAAGTCTTATTTTCATTTTAAAATGAATTATCTTTATATATTGTAGCAAACAAAAATGTAGAACACGGAGATGATTTGCAGGTGCATTTATGAATATAAATGATATTTTAAATTATTATGAAGATGTTAAAGAAGATTTTAAATTCCAAGGCATATCAAGTGTTCGAATAAAGATCATGATAAGCTTGTATGAAGGACCCAAGAAAACTAAAGATCTAAGAGAATTAACTGGAATACCCGCATCCACATTATTACATGGAATCAATGAACTTGAAAAACAAAAATTAATTTCAAGAAAAGGAGAATACTTCTTTTTATCAGAAATAGGGTTTATATCAACGCTTAAATTAGTAGATACGATTAAAACACGTAGATTATTTAAAAATACTAAGAAATTATGGCTTAATCATGATATAGAATCTATTCCTCAAAATTTACTGATGAAAATCGGAGACTTAAGCAACTCTAATCTTATTGAAGATGAACTTGATGATATGTTCCATTCACATAGAACATACCTTCAGATAGTGTCAAATTCTAAAGAAATAAAAAGTATTTCACCTATATTTTACCCAGATTACACAGAAACTTTTGCAAGACTAATCAAAGAGAATGTTGACGTTGAATTAATATTAACAGGAGAGATACTTACAAAAACAATTAATTCACTCAATTCAGAAGACCTCAATGAATTTAAAAGATTACTCTCCAAAAATAAGCTTAAAATATGGGAAATAAAAGAAGATATTAAAATTGCATTTACAGTTACAGATAGTTCCATGATATTAGGGTTGTTCTCAGCAGATGGAATATATGACCCAAATTTGATTTTAGTAAGTGATCATAACGATGCAATTACATGGGGAAATAAACTGTTTGATTACCATAAGAAAAAATCTCAAAAAATTAGCATGGAATATTTTGAACAATTCTCATGAATTTTTTACTATTTTGACATGATCTAAAAAGGTATTACCCCTATCTCCAATATTATCATCTTTTACCAGATAATACCTATTTTTATATGAGAAATATTAAAATAGTAATATTCTATTGATAATCCAGGTGTACACATGCATATAACAGATATTTTAAATTTCTATGAAGAAGTGAAAGACGATATAAAATCTCAAAGTACCTCCAGTGTCAGAACAAAGATCATGATAAGTCTAAGTGAAGGACCCAAGAAAACTAAAGATCTAAGAGAATTAACTGGAATACCCGCATCCACTATATTACATGGAATCAATGAACTTGAAAAACAAGAATTAGTTATAAAAGAAGGAGATAACTTTTTTCTATCAGAAATAGGAAAAATAATGGCTCTAAAATTAATAGATACCATTAGAGCATCTGTTTCACTTAAAAAACTCCAGAAATTATTATTCAATCATGAAATAAGAGATATTCCTCACGATTTACTCATGGATGTAGGCCATCTAAGCAACTCCCAGCTTATTGAAGCAGATAATATAGATATTTTCAAAGTGCATGGAACACATCTAGAAATTGTATTAGACTCTAAAAAGATAAGGGGCATTTCTCCAATATTTTATCCAAATTATCCTGAAACTTTTAAAAAGATTATAGAAAGCGACATTAAAGTTGAACTTATATTAACAAGCGATGTGCTGAAAAAAACCATGCAATCAACAGATAGCGGAGAAAAAGACCTAAAAAAATTAATTAAAAAAGGAAATTTAACGCTATGGACACTGGATAAAGATATTAAAGTTGCATTTACAGTTACAGATAAATTTATGACAATGGGCTTTTTTTCAGTAAATGGAATGTACGACCCTACTCGAAACCTGGTAAGTAACGACAGCGATGCGCTTTCCTGGGGTAACAGATTATTTGAATACTACTGCATGCAGGCGGATAAAGTAAATTTTGAAAAATAAAGCACATAACTCATTTATAAAAGATTAAATGTTGTCATATTGTTTTAAATAAATTTTTAATAAACCAATACTACTTTTTTACTATTTAAATTTTTAATAAAGCAGCAATTATGAAATTGGCCGCTATAATATTTTACTAGTTCTGCAACCTTAAAAATAAAGCTATTTCTAGTTATAACTTTGTTTGATGCATATAGAAACTTTTAATAATATAATAATTTAAATAATTACTGGACAGCCCATATTAAATATTACAATATTAAAATAAATGCTTAAAATGATTATTATACCAATCGTAGTGTTTTAAATGAATTAATTTTTAAAATAAGATTAAATATAGGCAATATATAAAAATAAACGGAATATTCGATTTGCATTCAAGATTATAGACAAATTAACGATCATTAAAGTAAATTCGTTCATGAATTTACAATTCAATGATATTGAAAGGAAGCGATCTTAATGCAACAAGTCGACAAAATAAAATACTGGAATGATGTACTAAATAGTTTTGTAAATACAAGCTATAAAAAAATAGAAAATTTAGTATCTTTTCTACTGAAAAGTACGTTATCTACAGCAATATTTGGCTCTTTAAGGGCATATTACCCCTTTTTGTTATTTGGGGCTGTTGTAAGCTGGAATCTACTTCTAGCCACATTTCTTGTAATTTTTGCAGTATACTGCATGAATAATTTAACGGATAAAGAAGAAGACGAAGTCAATTCACCAGAAAAGGCAAGCTTCGTTAACAATAATGAAAAAACACTCACCTTTGCCGTGGGTTCTTCCTATATTATAGCAATAATATTAGGATTTTTAGATAGTTTTTATACTGTTCTTATTTTATTAGTTCCACTTTTTGCTGGAGTTATATACAGTATCAAAGTTTCTTCTAAATTACCACGTCTAAAAGACATATTTGCAGTTAAAAATATAATCATTGCTTTAAGCTGGGCAGTGGCAACTACGTTTATTCCTGCAATCCATACACCTAATGTTTCATGGGCATTTATAATTCCCATACTCTACTTTTTCTTTGTAAAAAGTTTCGTAAATTCAGTTGTATGCGACATACGAGACATAGAAGGAGATACAGCAAACGGTATAAGAACTATCCCCGTTGGAATTGGAAAAGAAAAAACAAAAAAAATACTTTCAGCACTTACATTTTCTATTATGCCTGTAATTTCAATATTACTGTTTTACGGGCTGTCTCTTGGTTACTTTATAACAATGGCCTTTTCCATGGTTAACAGCTACTGGCATATAAATTATGTCAGCAATACAAAAGAAATCAGCAAATATATGTCCCTTCTGGTACACGGAGAATGGATTTTCGTGCTAGCACTATGCTGCATTATCACACTGGTATAAATCCATTTTTCTTCTCTTTTTATTTAATTAAATGTAGTTTAAGTAAAGAACTAAAAAAAGAAAAGTATTTAAAAATTGCTAAAAAAACTCCAAAAATAAATTATTTCTCAAAGTTATCTTTGAGAATAATATTAGACCAATTAAAGATCTTCAAATTCAATACTGTAATCCATTAAACCCTCTAAAACTTCACTGATATCTGAAATTGGAATCCTTTTTTGTTTGGTATTATCCCTATTTCTTATGGTGACCATATCATCTTCTAAAGATTCATGATCAACAGTTAGTGCAAAAGGCACCCCTATTTCATCTGAACGGGCATATCTCCGCCCAATAGTTCCTGATGAATCAAACTCTGCTATAAATCCTTCTAATCTTAAGTCATCCTCTATTTGAAGCGCCACTTTTACAAGTTCTTCTTTATTTAAAAGTGGGAAAACACTTACTTCAACTGGAGCTATGTCCCTCGGTAATTTGAAATATTCCCTGTCATTTTCTTTATCTTCTGTAAATGTATGTGAAAGTACAGAGAAAATTATACGGTCAATACCATAGGAAGGTTCTATAACATGAGGAAATATTTTTTCTCCCCTTACTGTTTCACTCACTTCCTCAAAATTAACATGTTCAGGCAATAATTGGTAGGAGTCACCACCTATCTCAAGTTTAAATGATCCTTCATTTTCAACTGCTTGTTTAATGCTTTCAGCTTCAATATTTTCAAGCGCTTTAAGTATCTTTGGTGCATCACCTTTAAAGGAAGGTCCAAATTTACCCATGTTTGGTTTTACAGCTAATTTTTTGATATGTTTAGGTTCATCGTACTCTAAAAAGACCCTTAGATCTTCTTTACTGTGCTCTGTATGAGATTTAAGGTCATAATCAGTCCTGTCTGCAATTCCAATAATCTCTACCCAGCCGTACCTTTCCGTTTTTACTTCCACATCCCAGCAGTCAATTGCATAATGCGCCATCTCAGTTGGCAAATGCTGCCTGAACCTTATAACATCCTCCGGAATTCCGATTTCTTCCAAAAACTTACTTGCAAGATATAACTGGTAAACAAGCATTTGACTTGATACTATCTTCTTTGAAAGCGCTTCTCCTGTAGACAATTCGATTGGTTCTCCTTCATTCATCTGGATTTCTGCAGAATAGAGTTTAAGTGTCTCATCTTTAATGGCATCAAATTTTTTGTGGGTCTTATCCCTAGGATCAACAAAAATCTCAGCTTCTGCCTGGGTGAATTCACGGAGCCTTATTACACCTTGTCTTGGAGATATTTCATTTCGGTAGGCCTTTCCTATTTGAACCACACCAAAGGGCAATTTACCTCTAAAGAACCTTAAAAGCCTTTTAAATGGTATAAAAATACCCTGAGCGGTTTCAGGACGCATGTATCCTGTTTTTTTACCTTTGGCACCGATCAGTGTTTGAAACATCAAATTGTAATTCCACACACGAGATAACTGACTGCCACATTTAGGGCAACCTATTTCTTCATCCGCAATCATTGCAGTGAGTTCTTCGTTGGTTAAACCTTCCACTTCTTTATCCATAACCTCTTCAATTATGTGATCTGCCCTGTAAACTTCTAAACATTCTTTACATTCAGTCATTGGATCAGTGAAATTGTCAACATGTCCTGAAGCTTTAAGAGCTTCCTCTGGCATTACAGTAGGAGACTCTATTTCATAAAAACCTTCCCTTACGATGTAATATTCTCTCCACTTGTTGATAATCGAATTTTTTAGTATAGCGCCAAGAGGGCCGTAATCATAAAATCCTGCAACACCTGCATATATTTCAAATGAAGACCACAGGAAACCTCTCTTCTTTGCAATGTTCATTACTTTATCATGTTTCATAGTATCATCTCGTCTAGCTTTAAAAACTATAAGTAGCATAAATCATCCAAAAACCTCTGTTTGAAACCAAAATTCGATTCTGAACGATTAAAAATATTGAAAAAAAATTTAATAAGAATCTAAATATTAAATTATAATCTCCATTACTCTTTTTTAAGAGCTATTTTTTTAATTAAATCTTTATCATATTTAATTCTACTTGATTCTGGGCGTTTTTGACCCATATATTTACTATCTCTTTCTGGATGTCCATACGGCTTTTCTGATGGAGAGGTCATAGTCTCAAAAACTATTTGACAAACTCTCTGCCCTGTATATAGTGCTACAGGCATTTTACCAATATTTGAAATTTCCAGTGTGATCCTTCCATGAAATCCAGGGTCTATATAACCTGCTGTGACGTGCATGGTTACACCAAGTCTTCCCATGGAAGATCTGCCTTCAACCCTTGCAACGATATCGTCGGGTAACTTTATGGTTTCATAAGTTGTAGCAAGGGCAAATTCACCAGGATGAATTATAAAAGGTTCTCCCTCATCTATATAAAACGATTCCATATAAGAATCAATGTCTGATTCATCCATTGGATCTATACATGGTTTTCTAATTATCTTGAAACCTTTAAACTCATTTCCTATCCTCAAATCTACTGATGATGGTTGTATTTGTATATTCGGACTATCAAGTGGATCTATACCAATTTTTCCTGCATCAAGGTATTCTTTAATATGTTTATCGCTTAAAATAGCCATGTTTACCCTCTTAAATATTAATTTATTATTTTTAACAGTTGATAATTGCAATCTGCATATAAAATTTATCAAAGGAGATTAAACAACTTAATATTTAAATATATGTGTTTATCTCCACGGCCATTTAATTTATTATCGTTAATTAATGGTAATAGTTGTATTTGTATACCTATATTATAAAGAGATCTACAACTATACACAATATAATTATCTCTTTAAATAACCGCGCTTGTCTTCTTGCGCATCTATTTTATTTTGCTTAACTTCTATTTCTGATATATCATCCAGTATATTTTTAATCCCGCAGCTGTTTCCAACCCCAACCACAAGGATATTTGTGTCGTCAGGAGAATTATAAATTAATTCCTGCACCAGTTCAAATGCCTCAAGTGAAGCATCTGCAATCTTCTGGTTCATGTTGCTTATAGCCTCTTCAGGACTCATTTTCACAATGACAGCATCAAGTTCAATGTTTCTTTTAACAATTTCTTCTTCAATAGCCCATTTATCTACTCCAGGACCGCCAATTACAACTCCAATACCTCTTGCCACTTTCCCTGTCTCTTCACCCTCAAGTTTGACTGCTGCATCTACTGTTATTACTTTATCTATATTTTCTTTCGCAAGTATAGACCTGACAACTTTTCCAACCCTTCCAACTCTTGCTCCAGGACCTTTTGCACGAGCTATAATCAGATCACGTTCTTCCATCTTCTTTTTAGCAATGAACATATCTTCGATCTCAGTTATGTACTCATTTTTATAGTCTTTCATAAGCAGACCTGCAACTATAGGACCTGCACCATCTCCTATGGGTTTTCCTTCAGAAAATGTTTTTGCACCTTCAAATTGGGCTTTTACAACCCTCATAATCAGAGGAATACTCATTTGAAGCATCAGTAATATCTGTAAGTTTCCTTTTCTTCCAAGCTCTAAATTGTGTCTTACCTGTTTTGCAACATCGTTAATAGCGAGTGTGGCCTTTAAAGTCATCACAATGTTTGCTTTGGTTTCCACGTCGGCTAAAGGGGCCACTTCATTTATCATCTGTTTAAATCTGTCTTCACTTAGATCCAGGATTTTCTCAAACTTTCTTACGAGTCCGTTAGGGTCAAGATCTACAGGAGGAACTACAAAGAATTCCATAAAACCTTCAATTTTAGCTGAAGGGTCAAGAATAGGCTTTCCTTTTTCTTTAGATATTTCAATAAGAAAATCCTCCAATTCCCGAACCATGTTCTCTAATTCAAGTGCAGCCTTGTTAACACTGGATAATGCCCTTACCCTTACAATCCATGGAATTAGAAAAATGAGTAAAACTATTACCAGTATCCCCATAATATCAAATGGACTCAATCCAAATAATGCCATTTCCTTCCCCCACATTATTCTTTTAATTTCAGCCCTATTCTCCTTAAAGTTCCTATTAAAGTATGTGCTTCCCTTCCAGAGATGAATGCTCTCCCTATAATATTTTTAAAAACTGTAGATGCCTTTTTCATTTTATGTTCAGGGTAACCAGTGTATTTAATTAATTCATCCATTTCCTCAATTAAAAGTTCTTTTTCAGATTTTAAAGCTACTTCCAGTTCTTCTCGAGGATAATTCTTTTCTCTTTTAAATAATTCGTACAGTACAATTGCTGCAGCATGGGAAATATTCAATACAGGATATTCATCGTTTGTAGGAATGGTTACAACCACATCACAGAGGGCTATCTCTTCATTATAGAGACCGTTACCTTCTCTCCCAAATACTATAGCAATATTTCCAGTTATATTTAATGATTCTGCAAACTGCTCAGGTGTGACCGCAATTCTAGAAACATTGTAACTCCCACCGGCCATACGTGTCGTGCCGACTGTAAAATCTATTTTTTCAGCTTCGATGAATTCTTCAAGGGAACCGTACTCTTTATGGTTCCATATAATTTCTTTTGCATGCATTGCCTGGTAATAAGCTTCATTTTTTAATTCACATGGATTAATAAGCACTAAATCGTTGAATGCAAAATTTTTCATTGTCCTTGCAAGGAAACCTATGTTTCCTGGAGATTCTGGTTCAACAAAAACTACATAAATCATATTTTTATACTCTCTAAAATTAATAGAAAGGCTTATTTTTCATAAGCCATTTCAAGAAGTTTTAAAATGTTTAATACAGGGATATCAATGCCTTCTTTTTTGAGTTCAGTTCCTATATGGATCTGGCAGAATGGGCAGATGGTAACAACGGCGTCCACACCAAGTTTTTTAATCATTTCTGCCTTTTCCTTACCTAACTCTGATGCAATTTCAGGTTTTCCGGCACGCACTCCACCACCAGCACCGCAGCACTGGTTTGGTTTTTCCATTTCAACTAATTCAAGCCCCTTAATTTTCTTTAAAATTTCACGGGGTTCTTTGTTGATTCCCTGGACTCTATTAAG of Methanobacterium bryantii contains these proteins:
- the glyS gene encoding glycine--tRNA ligase — protein: MKHDKVMNIAKKRGFLWSSFEIYAGVAGFYDYGPLGAILKNSIINKWREYYIVREGFYEIESPTVMPEEALKASGHVDNFTDPMTECKECLEVYRADHIIEEVMDKEVEGLTNEELTAMIADEEIGCPKCGSQLSRVWNYNLMFQTLIGAKGKKTGYMRPETAQGIFIPFKRLLRFFRGKLPFGVVQIGKAYRNEISPRQGVIRLREFTQAEAEIFVDPRDKTHKKFDAIKDETLKLYSAEIQMNEGEPIELSTGEALSKKIVSSQMLVYQLYLASKFLEEIGIPEDVIRFRQHLPTEMAHYAIDCWDVEVKTERYGWVEIIGIADRTDYDLKSHTEHSKEDLRVFLEYDEPKHIKKLAVKPNMGKFGPSFKGDAPKILKALENIEAESIKQAVENEGSFKLEIGGDSYQLLPEHVNFEEVSETVRGEKIFPHVIEPSYGIDRIIFSVLSHTFTEDKENDREYFKLPRDIAPVEVSVFPLLNKEELVKVALQIEDDLRLEGFIAEFDSSGTIGRRYARSDEIGVPFALTVDHESLEDDMVTIRNRDNTKQKRIPISDISEVLEGLMDYSIEFEDL
- the dcd gene encoding dCTP deaminase; this encodes MAILSDKHIKEYLDAGKIGIDPLDSPNIQIQPSSVDLRIGNEFKGFKIIRKPCIDPMDESDIDSYMESFYIDEGEPFIIHPGEFALATTYETIKLPDDIVARVEGRSSMGRLGVTMHVTAGYIDPGFHGRITLEISNIGKMPVALYTGQRVCQIVFETMTSPSEKPYGHPERDSKYMGQKRPESSRIKYDKDLIKKIALKKE
- a CDS encoding DUF1512 family protein, coding for MALFGLSPFDIMGILVIVLLIFLIPWIVRVRALSSVNKAALELENMVRELEDFLIEISKEKGKPILDPSAKIEGFMEFFVVPPVDLDPNGLVRKFEKILDLSEDRFKQMINEVAPLADVETKANIVMTLKATLAINDVAKQVRHNLELGRKGNLQILLMLQMSIPLIMRVVKAQFEGAKTFSEGKPIGDGAGPIVAGLLMKDYKNEYITEIEDMFIAKKKMEERDLIIARAKGPGARVGRVGKVVRSILAKENIDKVITVDAAVKLEGEETGKVARGIGVVIGGPGVDKWAIEEEIVKRNIELDAVIVKMSPEEAISNMNQKIADASLEAFELVQELIYNSPDDTNILVVGVGNSCGIKNILDDISEIEVKQNKIDAQEDKRGYLKR
- a CDS encoding RNA methyltransferase translates to MIYVVFVEPESPGNIGFLARTMKNFAFNDLVLINPCELKNEAYYQAMHAKEIIWNHKEYGSLEEFIEAEKIDFTVGTTRMAGGSYNVSRIAVTPEQFAESLNITGNIAIVFGREGNGLYNEEIALCDVVVTIPTNDEYPVLNISHAAAIVLYELFKREKNYPREELEVALKSEKELLIEEMDELIKYTGYPEHKMKKASTVFKNIIGRAFISGREAHTLIGTLRRIGLKLKE